Proteins encoded by one window of Dreissena polymorpha isolate Duluth1 chromosome 11, UMN_Dpol_1.0, whole genome shotgun sequence:
- the LOC127850975 gene encoding uncharacterized protein LOC127850975 isoform X1 gives MVLGLLWILFGLVSEGCCQSGPSGSAVDLAIMNQNMMKPNCPYTPCQSACLVPDDKTPGCYICNPSCTPAAVGGTGGNMAPNMIPPMSNLYNGGFNYGQCPPNCETYYEQMAVKCACTTQKQSVDTQVATPSTATTRLSTTTTPTKLTTVTTLKTTTIPKTVESSPTPVLTQQHTETTKSASIQFQPTIKWTHPKQDDGFPMNIERTSTLSLSTPMPTPTNYHQEEQEIKAQEHLTQQSNNDFEVNKLSFLLFGLMGIISVFTTFFFYSWRKTLNKLRRNKDELYFVQKAYRQNSNQSAQPLWSSEMLDPVYTEVPPIPPPRPPVDTCTPLRTLSVSSETPKKEGLETKEEKVHDYLELI, from the exons atggtgTTAGGCCTACTCTGGATATTGTTCGGATTAGTTTCGGAAGGATGTTGTCAGAGTGGTC CAAGCGGAAGTGCTGTAGACCTCGCGATCATGAACCAGAATATGATGAAACCGAACTGCCCGTATACCCCTTGCCAGAGCGCTTGCCTCGTGCCTGACGACAAAACGCCCGGATGTTACATCTGCAACCCATCGTGCACGCCTGCAGCAGTAGGGGGAACAGGGGGAAATATGGCGCCAAATATGATACCACCCATGTCTA ATCTATACAACGGAGGCTTCAACTATGGTCAATGCCCGCCCAACTGTGAAACATACTATGAACAGATGGCTGTCAAGTGCGCCTGTACAACACAAAAGCAATCCGTCGATACACAAG TAGCCACACCATCTACGGCAACAACACGattgtcaacaacaacaactcctACGAAACTGACAACAGTTACCACATTGAAGACAACCACAATACCAAAGACTGTAGAGTCAAGCCCTACTCCAGTTTTAACACAACAACACACAGAAACAACCAAAAGTGCGTCCATACAGTTTCAACCAACAATAAAATGGACCCATCCAAAACAAGATGACGGTTTTCCAATGAACATTGAAAGGACATCCACATTAAGTCTTTCAACACCAATGCCAACACCAACAAATTACCACCAAGAAGAACAAGAAATAAAAGCACAAGAGCATCTAACACAACAATCTAACAATGACTTTGAGGTTAATAAACTGAGCTTCCTATTGTTTGGGCTTATGGGCATAATTAGTGTTTTCACAACCTTTTTCTTTTATTCGTGGCgcaaaacacttaacaaactacGTCGAAACAAAGACGAATTGTACTTTGTCCAGAAGGCCTACAGACAAAATTCAAACCAGTCCGCACAGCCCCTATGGAGCAGCGAGATGTTGGACCCAGTCTACACAGAGGTGCCCCCAATACCACCCCCGAGACCTCCCGTGGATACTTGTACGCCTTTGCGTACCCTATCAGTGTCAAGTGAGACCCCTAAAAAAGAGGGGCTGGAAACAAAAGAAGAAAAAGTGCACGATTATCTGGAACTTATCTAA
- the LOC127850975 gene encoding uncharacterized protein LOC127850975 isoform X2, with translation MVLGLLWILFGLVSEGCCQSGPSGSAVDLAIMNQNMMKPNCPYTPCQSACLVPDDKTPGCYICNPSCTPAAVGGTGGNMAPNMIPPMSNLYNGGFNYGQCPPNCETYYEQMAVKCACTTQKQSVDTQATPSTATTRLSTTTTPTKLTTVTTLKTTTIPKTVESSPTPVLTQQHTETTKSASIQFQPTIKWTHPKQDDGFPMNIERTSTLSLSTPMPTPTNYHQEEQEIKAQEHLTQQSNNDFEVNKLSFLLFGLMGIISVFTTFFFYSWRKTLNKLRRNKDELYFVQKAYRQNSNQSAQPLWSSEMLDPVYTEVPPIPPPRPPVDTCTPLRTLSVSSETPKKEGLETKEEKVHDYLELI, from the exons atggtgTTAGGCCTACTCTGGATATTGTTCGGATTAGTTTCGGAAGGATGTTGTCAGAGTGGTC CAAGCGGAAGTGCTGTAGACCTCGCGATCATGAACCAGAATATGATGAAACCGAACTGCCCGTATACCCCTTGCCAGAGCGCTTGCCTCGTGCCTGACGACAAAACGCCCGGATGTTACATCTGCAACCCATCGTGCACGCCTGCAGCAGTAGGGGGAACAGGGGGAAATATGGCGCCAAATATGATACCACCCATGTCTA ATCTATACAACGGAGGCTTCAACTATGGTCAATGCCCGCCCAACTGTGAAACATACTATGAACAGATGGCTGTCAAGTGCGCCTGTACAACACAAAAGCAATCCGTCGATACACAAG CCACACCATCTACGGCAACAACACGattgtcaacaacaacaactcctACGAAACTGACAACAGTTACCACATTGAAGACAACCACAATACCAAAGACTGTAGAGTCAAGCCCTACTCCAGTTTTAACACAACAACACACAGAAACAACCAAAAGTGCGTCCATACAGTTTCAACCAACAATAAAATGGACCCATCCAAAACAAGATGACGGTTTTCCAATGAACATTGAAAGGACATCCACATTAAGTCTTTCAACACCAATGCCAACACCAACAAATTACCACCAAGAAGAACAAGAAATAAAAGCACAAGAGCATCTAACACAACAATCTAACAATGACTTTGAGGTTAATAAACTGAGCTTCCTATTGTTTGGGCTTATGGGCATAATTAGTGTTTTCACAACCTTTTTCTTTTATTCGTGGCgcaaaacacttaacaaactacGTCGAAACAAAGACGAATTGTACTTTGTCCAGAAGGCCTACAGACAAAATTCAAACCAGTCCGCACAGCCCCTATGGAGCAGCGAGATGTTGGACCCAGTCTACACAGAGGTGCCCCCAATACCACCCCCGAGACCTCCCGTGGATACTTGTACGCCTTTGCGTACCCTATCAGTGTCAAGTGAGACCCCTAAAAAAGAGGGGCTGGAAACAAAAGAAGAAAAAGTGCACGATTATCTGGAACTTATCTAA
- the LOC127849866 gene encoding uncharacterized protein LOC127849866, with amino-acid sequence MLRDSSDEKVREAGVQVNTGRKWRADRAVDEAEARLRHSDIVGNVAHGRLGFECVTRSQWSKASAKDRRTQVQEEIRRMEEESRLTRAFTLRKQGKWLNWEGVPQRKLTWNAIWTMESDTLSFLLKSVYDVLPSPTNLVTWGLAEKPDCKLCGRPANLEHVLSSCRTALSDGRYRWRHDRVLASIADHLDQARKAQKTTNKGPSFISFVRAGEEGAKAKRACGILGTATDWRMEADLKKQLKFPQEITVTNQRPDIVLWSAASKQVVMVELTVPWEERIEESFERKREKYQALTNTCTEKGWKAWCFPVKVGCRGFPAQALWRTFSRLRVTGQVQKRAISVVARETESASLWLWRKREEKR; translated from the coding sequence ATGCTACGAGACAGTAGTGACGAGAAGGTTAGAGAAGCAGGAGTGCAGGTCAACACCGGGAGAAAGTGGAGGGCTGACAGGGCAGTTGATGAGGCTGAGGCTCGTCTTCGGCACAGCGACATTGTCGGTAATGTCGCACACGGGCGACTAGGCTTCGAATGCGTCACCCGTTCGCAGTGGAGCAAAGCCAGTGCAAAAGACCGACGCACCCAAGTGCAGGAAGAGATTCGCCGAATGGAGGAAGAATCCAGGCTCACCAGAGCTTTTACCCTACGGAAACAGGGAAAATGGCTGAACTGGGAGGGAGTACCCCAGAGAAAGCTTACATGGAATGCGATCTGGACCATGGAAAGCGACACACTAAGTTTCTTGCTCAAGTCTGTCTACGACGTGCTGCCAAGTCCAACAAACCTAGTGACTTGGGGTCTTGCCGAAAAGCCAGATTGCAAGCTCTGTGGAAGACCAGCGAATCTGGAACATGTCCTGAGCTCATGCAGGACAGCCCTGTCTGATGGTCGATACAGATGGCGTCACGACAGGGTTCTTGCTTCAATCGCCGATCATCTAGATCAAGCACGAAAAGCGCAGAAGACGACCAACAAAGGTCCCTCATTCATTTCCTTTGTCAGAGCCGGAGAAGAAGGGGCAAAGGCCAAACGCGCATGTGGGATTCTTGGAACGGCAACAGATTGGAGAATGGAAGCAGACTTGAAGAAACAGCTCAAGTTTCCACAGGAGATCACCGTGACAAACCAGAGACCCGACATAGTACTGTGGTCAGCTGCATCAAAACAGGTTGTGATGGTGGAGCTCACAGTACCATGGGAGGAGCGGATTGAAGAGAGCTTCGAACGGAAGCGCGAAAAGTACCAGGCCCTCACAAATACCTGCACAGAGAAAGGCTGGAAGGCATGGTGTTTTCCAGTGAAGGTGGGCTGCAGAGGTTTCCCAGCGCAAGCACTGTGGCGCACTTTCAGCAGACTGAGAGTTACAGGACAGGTCCAGAAACGGGCCATATCGGTTGTTGCACGTGAAACGGAGTCTGCTTCCTTGTGGCTATGGCGGAAGAGAGAGGAGAAGCGATAG
- the LOC127850653 gene encoding zinc finger protein 45-like has product MEVDGVEGVSVLGEVNMQQLRLVTGHIYGKTIQTSDGSSIISIDPSHTAYSTPIAMEQVIIDASSLSHNHVIITRNSGIQSTDDDSDTDVNDKIAAGMYSYHEIKTEELSEDLVPDRLDRLSQSISHHDYISSSVPILSRARPLELGVSKNNYVPVENGIHTEGASDGGLVIEEAVEQEVLTTSTSLEDEEIVRSKPLTAMYLQSKIPVSDSLYGSVARDRLISTPTKSPGSSRFTLKPSSRTIGMEYDDLRLYPVDDLYRMKHGYGDQVSVYHPNTGEITFRSVETDYELDKKSPSAKRSVEAILAASETIKNQDIASEIEIGTCEVEVSPSGRRGRKPKYRTDGIEEDIEQIKKASKDVGYTLKGKGLKQRKDGKKRKKPRIRLTLTKAKHRQLASRVYLDDAEDDDDDDNKEEYEPISVTKSKRGRKRKDAVESTNIIYQCEYCEKQFKTRDKVRAHTKIHTEERAFGCDICGSSYRRREHLIRHYRRHTNDRPYECMECGKSYMRAEHLKRHSYDHTGEKPFECPICPKKFTRHDRLIKHSLVHDK; this is encoded by the exons ATGGAGGTAGACGGGGTGGAAGGGGTGTCGGTCTTGGGTGAAGTGAACATGCAGCAGTTACGGCTAGTCACAGGTCACATTTATGGAAAAACAATTCAG aCAAGTGACGGAAGCAGTATCATCTCCATAGACCCATCTCATACCGCGTACAGCACCCCTATTGCCATGGAACAGGTCATCATAGATGCCTCCTCTCTGTCCCACAACCACGTGATCATCACTCGAAACTCGGGCATCCAGAGCACGGACGATGATTCGGACACCGACGTTAATGATAAGATTGCTGCCGGGATGTACAGCTATCATGAAATTAAAACGGAGGAGCTCTCAGAAGATCTGGTACCGGATCGGTTGGATCGATTGAGTCAGAGCATTTCACATCACGATTATATATCATCTTCTGTTCCAATTTTATCGAGAGCCAGGCCCCTGGAGCTTGGTGTATCTAAGAACAACTATGTCCCAGTGGAGAATGGAATACACACTGAGGGTGCAAGTGATGGCGGACTGGTTATTGAAGAAGCTGTGGAACAAGAAGTCTTAACGACTTCCACTAGTTTGGAGGACGAAGAAATTGTGAGGAGCAAGCCTTTGACTGCCATGTACTTACAAAGCAAAATTCCAGTAAGTGATTCATTGTACGGGTCTGTTGCTCGAGACAGACTGATAAGCACGCCAACAAAATCTCCCGGCAGTTCTAGGTTTACTCTAAAGCCATCTTCGAGAACAATTGGCATGGAATATGATGATCTTCGGTTGTACCCTGTGGATGACTTGTACAGGATGAAGCACGGATATGGAGACCAGGTGAGTGTGTATCATCCCAACACTGGGGAAATAACGTTCAGGAGTGTAGAGACTGATTATGAGTTGGACAAAAAGTCACCCAGCGCTAAAAGATCTGTTGAAGCCATTCTAGCAGCGTCTGAAACCATCAAGAATCAAGACATTGCATCTGAAATAGAAATAGGCACCTGTGAAGTGGAGGTGAGTCCCTCAGGGAGACGTGGACGGAAACCAAAATATCGGACAGACGGTATTGAGGAAGACATAGAGCAGATAAAGAAAGCTTCAAAGGATGTAGGTTACACTTTGAAAGGTAAAGGTTTAAAGCAAAGAAAAGATGGCAAAAAGCGCAAGAAGCCAAGAATCAGGTTGACATTAACTAAAGCTAAGCATCGGCAATTGGCCAGTAGGGTCTATCTGGATGACGCtgaggatgatgatgacgatgacaatAAGGAAGAATACGAGCCTATTTCTGTAACGAAATCAAAACGAGGGCGAAAACGCAAAGACGCTGTAGAGAGCACAAACATTATTTATCAATGTGAATACTGCGAAAAGCAGTTTAAAACAAGAGACAAGGTGAGGGCTCACACGAAGATTCACACGGAAGAACGTGCGTTTGGTTGTGACATCTGTGGTTCAAGTTACAGACGACGTGAGCATCTCATTCGCCATTACCGTCGTCACACGAATGATCGGCCGTACGAATGCATGGAGTGTGGAAAGAGTTACATGAGAGCTGAACACTTGAAGAGACACAGTTACGATCACACAGGAGAAAAGCCATTTGAGTGTCCCATCTGTCCGAAAAAGTTCACTCGGCATGATAGACTCATTAAACATTCCTTAGTTCATGATAAGTAG